The segment CCATCTCCGTCTCGATCGGGAAACTCGAGGGATAAGAAGGTAAATTCGTCTCCTTTACGGTCACTTTCCTAATTAACTGAATCAACCCAGCGAGTAACAGAAGAGCGCCAAACTGCTTAGCGAACACCCTAACCACTCTCGTCCACGGCATCTTCTCCGTCTTAGTCGTCCCCTGTGCCTTCCGCGTACGTCGCTGCGTCGTGGCGGTCGTTTTGGTCCCCGCCGCGGTGGTGGATCCCGACTTTCTTATCACCGGTCCCACGTCGAAGCTGTTGGATCTCTCGGCGGCGTCGCCGCGAATCAGATCGGGGTTCGATTCTCCGGTGGGAGGATTGGCGTGCGATTCGCTCGGCGGGAAATCGAGGGTGGATTTCTTATCGCCGGAGATTACCGGCGTCCGTCTAATCGCCGCCGTCGGGTTAGCGGAGAGAGACACCGTTGATGCCGACATGATCCGGAGGATTGGCTACTGAATTCGTAATTTCTGGAattaaaccctaattttgaacacagagagagagagttgggAGATTTGAAATGGAAGAAGAGCGAGTAGAAGTGAGTCTCTGCAAATCTTGTGAATGCTAAGAAAGCTCGGATTCAATGGGCTTTAAAGCCCAACAAAGGAAGTATACTGGCCTAGCCCACGTGTACGCTTCGGTCTTCTCCTTCTATGCAGTACTATATAAATGATATCTAAATTTGGTGCACAAAAAAGAATTATATCTAAATTTCTGCTTATCAATATTAGGGTTTTCTTCTTGGTGCAGTTTATTCCCCTTCCTTCTAGATAAAGATGTATTTCTAATTTGGATAATTATGAGTTTCTAGCTTCTACAAGTACAAAAAAAACGTTAAGACATGAGTGAGAATTATAAACTTGTACTATATCAAGATTAGGGTTTTCTTCTTTTCGTGCCGTTTATtctcgagaaaaaaaaatggccGATATAGACAGGATCAGTGAGTTGCATGACGACTTGCTGTTGAAGATATTGTCTCAAGTCCCAAcaaagaaggcagtgaccaccATGGTTTTGTCTAAACGATGGGGTTTGGTCTGGACGATGGTGCCTAAACTCAAGTACAAGGATACAAGGAAAGAAGGGGATAAGAGCGTTTGGTGCTTAATCAACAAGTCTTTGCAGCTCCACAAAGCATGTGTACTAGAAAGCTTGTGTATCCAAGTTAATCATCAGTTCTCCAAGGCTGAAGATGTGGGAAAATGCGTCTCATACGCTGTTGACCACTGCGTTCGAGAGCTATCTCTTGACATATCATCTCTATCCCAGATCGTACTACTACCACCAAACGTTTACGCTTCAAAAACGCTAGTGGAATTGATTCTAGCAGGCCACAGACTCGTCGTGGATGTTCCTTCCCTACCTTGCCTCCCCTCGCTTCAGAAGCTGATCCTTATCTGTGTGATGTATAAAGATCAAAACTCTCATGTTAGGCTTCTAGAGAATTGCCCTGCTCTCAGACATTTGGACGTGTTACGCGACATGAGTGACAATGTGTCAAGGTTCATTGTGAAAGTTCCTTCTTTAAATAGTTTTACATACATGCAAACTGGCTTAATTGGAGATTCTGGTACGTCCTTGGTTTTAGACTCCCCTGGATTACGAAAACTTAGTTTATATGATCATGGTTTGATCAAGAATATGCCTCACCTTGACAGCGCTTCTGTTTCTCACTCTGTTCATCAAACAAATGACAAGTTTCTGAAATATTTTTCCTCGGTCAGGATTTTCCGTTTGATTTTGCACAACGTAATCATTTTTAttctcgtcttcttcttcctgtgTGATCTCTTTGATGTGTTATACTTATGTTGTTCAGTATCATTCAACTACAGGTTGCATATTGTAGCGCCATTAATTTCCCTCGGCTCATCAAGTTTAAGCTGCATCTTAGTTGCTCAAATTTATCAAACAGTTCATTAGAACCGCTTTTTCTTTTCCTACATAACTCTCCTATACTAAAAGTTCTTACGATCAGCTGTGTAAGTATAACTTCATCCCTGTCCCTAGAACAATTAGTTTAAAGTAAATTAGTTTATTATTCTTCCTTGTTGCTTTTCAGGATCCCGCTCTTGGCTCCAAGGATCTCCCACTTTCGTGGAACCAACAAAGTTCTGTACCGGGATGCTTGCTGTCCCATCTCGAGATCTTTGTGTGGGAAAAgtttggaggaagaagaagacaagagagAGAATGTGTGGCGTACATCCTAGCAAACTCAAAGTGTTTAAAGATGGCGAGAATCTCTCCGATATGTTCCGACAATctggaggagaaggagaagatggTGGAGGACTTAAAATCTATGTATAGGGTTTCAGCATCATCTCAGCTGGAAACCCCATTAAGGGTAACGacttaaaagaaataatattctCTCTTCTTCTGTGGTTTATCATGCTAACTACCAGCTTCATATGTTTGTGCATGGTCTTTTGccatattttcatttatttaatatatgacTATAGCAAGCAAATATTGTTTTGAGATAAAGAAGAAAGGATTTGTTTGCTTCTTTACCTTACCCATGatcctctcttctttttttttttttttttttgataagtcCTTACACATGATATCCTTGATTTTGTTGGGTAGGGAGATCAATCCTTGGTTCTGAAgtgaatactttttttttaattatacatggGTATCATAATCCCACATAAATAATCCAGACTAGTCACATATTGCCACAAATACTCTTTTTCCAATTAATGTCTTATTCGTTGGATTTGTCATCAAATTTCTCTCTGTTTCTAGAAAAACAGATGTAGATCAGCTTCGTTAATGCATTTTATAGTTTGATCATTACAAGTgtcacattttaaattttgcaaCTGtgcctttttctttttatgtacaacatgtttcttttttcaaaataaaaaagaaactgtaaagtttgttctttttattttagtttttcctctcttatatatttaattaattatttaaatcttattaAATTTGGTTTGCTTATAATATGCTTTTATAACATacgaaaaaacaaaatactttTGATAAGGAAAAAAGTTTAAACTCATTCTACATTTATAAacagaaaaaagaaactgatttttaaatgaaaatttacatATACTAAAACAATAGAACTgataataacaaattatttttctaaaaatccAAAAAGATTGAAAAGCTCTATAGCTGTCCTATCAGGACCGGGCTGGAGCTTTGAAATAtaagttcaaaatatttttaggttAGGCCGGACCGAGTTCAAATATTTACTGGTTTAGGACATCTCCAATCCAAGACCTTATTTTAAGATGATCAAAACTTTATAATGAAGATTTGAGGGTTGATTGCTCTAACCATAAATCCTCACAAAAATCTTTATAAGTTTGTTCATTTGCATTATAGTCCTTgacattaacaaaagttactaaataatcataaaatttcacaaaaaaatataatttttttttcaacaacaaatataaatgtttatgtgatatttaaattgtgttttaatTTGTGGTAAGTTTATGTAATATGCTTTAATCTGTGCTAAGtttgtttaatgtattttatgtgatatttaaatgtttatgtaATATGCTTTAATTTGTGCTAAGTTTGtttagtgtattttattttgtatgaattttattattgtaattttctattgagtgaattttattaatttaattttctattatgTGAACTTTATTTTATTGTCATGTAATATTAatcctattttatttattttgatgtaattaagttattttaaattaagtttaatatatgtatttgttaaaagaaataattGTAAGGacgaaaaggaaaataaaagataGTTTTGAGGTTGTGAATAGGATTTGAAGTTGGATTGAAATGacaaaaacctcaaaatttaaGGATTTGAGACtcggttggagatgctcttagtggAGTTTTTATCTGGTTTCTATATCAACTATGGTTTGTTCATATGTGTGGATTTTTTCATGCATctgtaaacaaaatatatatcaagAGAGAATGAATAGTCCcaattattttcttctctttttttgtgGATAAAGATGTATCTCTATTTAGGATAATGACGAGTTTATAGAAGTAAGCAAAACGTAAATAAATCTCTTAAGAAATATTATATGAATGAGATTTTTATAAACGTCTACTTTATCAAGATTAGGGTTCTGTTTTCGTGCAGTTCATCCTTCCTTCTcgagttaacaaaaaaatgtccGATGAAGACAGGATCAGTGCGTTGCATGACGATTTGCTGTTGAAGATATTGTCTGAAATCCCAACAAAGGATGCAGTGACCACCATGGTTTTGTCCAAACGTTGGGGTTTGGTCTGGACGATGGTGCCTAAACTCAAGTACAAGGATACAAGGAAAGAAGGGGATAAGAGCGTTTGGTGCTTGCTTGACAAGTCTTTGCAACTCAACAAAGCACCTGTACTAGAAAGCTTGCATATTCAAGTTGAACATCAGTTTTCCGACAATGCAGATGTTGGAAAGTGCGTCTCATACGCTGTTGACCATAACGTTCGAGTGCTAGCTCTTTATTTACCAATTCAACCAAAGATCCTACTGCTACCATCGAATGTTTACACCTCCAAAACTCTAGTGAAACTGACTCTATCGTGCAGGACTCTCGTCGTTGATGTTCCTTCTCTACCTTGCCTTCCTTCGCTTCAGACGCTGGACCTTCTCAATGTGGTGTATAAAGACGAAAACACTCAAGTTAGACTTCTATCGAATTGCCCTGCCCTCAGACGTTTGGAAGTGTTGCGAAACTCGAGCGACAATGTGACAACTTTCATTGTGAAAGTTCCTTCTTTAAAGACTTTTAGATACATGCAACACAAAATAGATTCTGCTGGTAGGTCCTTGGTTTTAGACTCCCCTGGATTACGACACCTTACTTTAACTGATCCGGATGGAGACTTAGACTCGATCCAGAATATGCCTCACCTTGACTGGGCTTATGTTCTTCACTATGTTCCTTACCCGAAAGACGACAAGTTTCTGAGATCTTTTTCCTCTGTCACGGTTCTCCATTTGAGTCTAAGAAACGTAAGCATTTGAATATCCTTTCTCAGTTATTGTTTAGATTAATCTTATTaacaataaaaatttgataatctTTAGAGCACGTGAGTTATGTATAATACTATTATAGATCTTTAAAATTTGGGGGTTTCATCCTGCTGTGTTTGGAACTGATTCGGATTCTTCCTATGTTTGATATGTTTTACATTATCTTGTGTTCCAtttcgttcaaccgcaggttGAATGTTGTAGCGCCATTAAATTCTCTCGGCTCATGATGTTCACGCTGCATCTTTGTTGCTTTGATGACTTCATGTGTTCGTTGGAACCACTTATGCTTTTCCTTCATATCTCTCCTATACTAAAGCTTCTTAAGATCAACTATGTAAGTAACTTCCTCCACCTCCCTCAAACAAAATTCAGTTTTTGATCGACTATATATGTAAGCACCTTTCTCCTCGATCGTTGCTTTTCAGGATATGGCTCTTTGCTCTAGTGGTGCCCCAGTTTCGTGGAACAGACCAAGTTCTGTACCGGCATGCTTGTTGTCTCATCTCGAGATCTTTGTATGGGAAGAGTttggaggaagaagacaagaggGAGCCTTCGTGGTGTACATCCTTGCAAACTCAAAGTGTCTAAAGACGGCTGGATTTTCTCCCAGATACAATCTCCacgaaaaagagaaagagaagatgatGGTGCTGTTAAAATCTATGTATAGGGCTTCACCATCATCTCAGGTTGTGCGCTTACCGAACCAGGTTTGTTGATATAAATTAAGGATGATGAACtatcaagaagaagagagaccaagtttgttatgtttttttttcttgttgttgttaGATTGCATTCTATAAATCCTGGAAGAACAAtcatttaacaaaataattttcttcACTTCACCTTTATTGATATGAATAATTTTTCTGTTTGAACGACTTTAATTCATGCTATATTGCTagattcaaatatttttgtaatggtCTTTATTGCCATTTTCCATTGTATAGATGACTCTTATCAAGCAAATGTTGTAAGAAATATTGTTTGAGATTAAGAAGGAAATGATTTGCATGCATCTTTACCTAAGTGGATTCTCATCAAAGATTAATCAAAAAGTTCCAACCAAATGGTGATGATGCTAATGACACGTGatctttaatttttgttatgtaGGCGGATTAATCTTTGGTGCACATCATCTCTCTGCAGACTCAATCTTTAGCTTATCGTCTACTAGATTCCGGATAATATCATCATAACCTCGGTTGATAAGAAACAGATGAAGCTTTGTTGATTACCACTTTCATATTCTGTTTCGTGATCTGTAATAATGTTTCCGTCATACATTTTCTCAAAGAAAGATTGATAATGCTATCCTTTACTGGTTTGAACCCTCGCAAAcattgttttgctttttttttttacattattgttttgttatgtgtggtattttcagataacaaccaCCAATAGCCAGTTTAAGTTTTTCTAATTACATATCAAGTTAACCGGATAACTAACAAAATCTACTACAATTTATAAGACCAGACAAAGTTTGTTCAGTCTAACTTGTATATCTCCATCTTAgaattcatattcatatttcgACTCTGGTTGAAGTTTTGTGATGAGATCGTACTTCTATAGATGAGATCGATATTCGAGTCAATTAATTTAGAGATAGTTGTGGAGATTCGTGGtctaacaaacaaataaaacaagcACGAttgtttttttgggtttttccAGAGTCGATTAGAGATGGAcgatttcataaataaaatcaaGACGATTTTTTAATACTGAGAAGAAAAATAagttagtttacaaaaaaaaaaagagaagaaaaacaagTTTGTACCATCAAACAAGATCCTCTTTGACGTCATCACGGTTTTGCTTTGTCTACATTTGGGAAAGTGCAACGAGACCTCGTCactttttccaaaaatatagaCAAAGAAATACCGagaaaacgtgttattttctcCTGCCATGGAAGAAGACCGTGAAATAAACGCTGCAGATGGTGAGTCTAGATTAGGGTGgtttgtatacatatataggCGGCCTCACTAGGGTACAACTTAGAAACCCTAGAAGAATCTAAAGCGTAGTCGCCGCCAAAGAGAGACTACTAGAAATACAAAAACATGGGCTAAGCCTAATTATGAAAAGCCTAAACAAATGAATGACCCGATAACAAAGGAAATGTTGTTCAAAGACGAAAGCCCAACTAGTAAGAAACACAAAACGGTTTTACGGATCTGACTCCTTTGTATTGTTCGTTTAGGTGTTTCTTAACTTCTCAAGATTTGCTCGTGAGAAAACATCTTAATATGCCTGATTAAAGTAAAAATGTGCTTGTTTATAGTTTTTCCGTTGTTGCTTCTCAAGGTGATTCCCTTACTATTCGCCTTTGTGGAACCAACCGAGTTCTGTACCAGTATGCTTGTCTCTCTTCTTGAGATCTTTGAGTGAGAGGCATATGGAGGAAGATCAGACAAATGCAATGGAGAATTAATTGGAAAAATCATGTTCGTTGTGTTTTCCTTCTATCGATTCATCGTATTATCAGGCAACAATGTAGTAATAATTTTGCCCACTTGTTGGGTCTGAaccattttaaaacttattaGAGTATAAAATTTGGT is part of the Raphanus sativus cultivar WK10039 chromosome 5, ASM80110v3, whole genome shotgun sequence genome and harbors:
- the LOC108857967 gene encoding putative FBD-associated F-box protein At1g05080 isoform X1, yielding MADIDRISELHDDLLLKILSQVPTKKAVTTMVLSKRWGLVWTMVPKLKYKDTRKEGDKSVWCLINKSLQLHKACVLESLCIQVNHQFSKAEDVGKCVSYAVDHCVRELSLDISSLSQIVLLPPNVYASKTLVELILAGHRLVVDVPSLPCLPSLQKLILICVMYKDQNSHVRLLENCPALRHLDVLRDMSDNVSRFIVKVPSLNSFTYMQTGLIGDSGTSLVLDSPGLRKLSLYDHGLIKNMPHLDSASVSHSVHQTNDKFLKYFSSVAYCSAINFPRLIKFKLHLSCSNLSNSSLEPLFLFLHNSPILKVLTISCDPALGSKDLPLSWNQQSSVPGCLLSHLEIFVWEKFGGRRRQERECVAYILANSKCLKMARISPICSDNLEEKEKMVEDLKSMYRVSASSQLETPLRVTT
- the LOC108857967 gene encoding putative F-box/FBD/LRR-repeat protein At3g49480 isoform X2 is translated as MADIDRISELHDDLLLKILSQVPTKKAVTTMVLSKRWGLVWTMVPKLKYKDTRKEGDKSVWCLINKSLQLHKACVLESLCIQVNHQFSKAEDVGKCVSYAVDHCVRELSLDISSLSQIVLLPPNVYASKTLVELILAGHRLVVDVPSLPCLPSLQKLILICVMYKDQNSHVRLLENCPALRHLDVLRDMSDNVSRFIVAYCSAINFPRLIKFKLHLSCSNLSNSSLEPLFLFLHNSPILKVLTISCDPALGSKDLPLSWNQQSSVPGCLLSHLEIFVWEKFGGRRRQERECVAYILANSKCLKMARISPICSDNLEEKEKMVEDLKSMYRVSASSQLETPLRVTT
- the LOC108857967 gene encoding putative FBD-associated F-box protein At1g05080 isoform X3 yields the protein MADIDRISELHDDLLLKILSQVPTKKAVTTMVLSKRWGLVWTMVPKLKYKDTRKEGDKSVWCLINKSLQLHKACVLESLCIQVNHQFSKAEDVGKCVSYAVDHCVRELSLDISSLSQIVLLPPNVYASKTLVELILAGHRLVVDVPSLPCLPSLQKLILICVMYKDQNSHVRLLENCPALRHLDVLRDMSDNVSRFIVKVPSLNSFTYMQTGLIGDSGTSLVLDSPGLRKLSLYDHGLIKNMPHLDSASVSHSVHQTNDKFLKYFSSVRIFRLILHNVAYCSAINFPRLIKFKLHLSCSNLSNSSLEPLFLFLHNSPILKVLTISCDPALGSKDLPLSWNQQSSVPGCLLSHLEIFVWEKFGGRRRQERECVAYILANSKCLKMARISPICSDNLEEKEKMVEDLKSMYRVSASSQLETPLRVTT
- the LOC108859766 gene encoding putative F-box/FBD/LRR-repeat protein At1g22000 produces the protein MVLSKRWGLVWTMVPKLKYKDTRKEGDKSVWCLLDKSLQLNKAPVLESLHIQVEHQFSDNADVGKCVSYAVDHNVRVLALYLPIQPKILLLPSNVYTSKTLVKLTLSCRTLVVDVPSLPCLPSLQTLDLLNVVYKDENTQVRLLSNCPALRRLEVLRNSSDNVTTFIVKVPSLKTFRYMQHKIDSAGRSLVLDSPGLRHLTLTDPDGDLDSIQNMPHLDWAYVLHYVPYPKDDKFLRSFSSVTVLHLSLRNVECCSAIKFSRLMMFTLHLCCFDDFMCSLEPLMLFLHISPILKLLKINYDMALCSSGAPVSWNRPSSVPACLLSHLEIFVWEEFGGRRQEGAFVVYILANSKCLKTAGFSPRYNLHEKEKEKMMVLLKSMYRASPSSQVVRLPNQAD